A region of Staphylococcus sp. IVB6181 DNA encodes the following proteins:
- a CDS encoding gamma-glutamyl-gamma-aminobutyrate hydrolase family protein, translating to MIKTIGISANILVDQDGMFPGYKRCYVNQDYIRTIVKHGAVPVVLPVTNDEAVIEAQIKLIDGLLLSGGQDVSPQLYDEDPQDKLGETLLMRDEFDFKLIEKAKERYIPILGICRGAQVLNVFHGGSLYQDTSYRPIQTIRHWQPKNPTEKTHEIRVFPKTRLSALFPSGRFCVNCFHHQVINKLAEGFVVMGQSNDGVIEAFESTTYPYMVGIQWHPEMLWHESSMDDLFKDFINQVEGR from the coding sequence ATGATTAAAACAATAGGTATTTCCGCAAATATTCTCGTAGACCAAGACGGCATGTTCCCAGGCTATAAGCGCTGTTATGTCAATCAAGACTACATTCGCACCATCGTTAAACACGGTGCAGTACCGGTCGTCTTACCGGTCACTAATGACGAAGCTGTGATAGAAGCACAGATTAAGCTGATTGACGGCTTATTACTCAGCGGGGGACAAGATGTATCACCGCAGCTATATGACGAAGATCCGCAAGATAAATTAGGTGAAACGCTGCTGATGAGAGATGAGTTCGACTTTAAGCTTATAGAGAAGGCTAAAGAACGCTATATTCCGATTTTAGGTATTTGTCGTGGTGCACAAGTATTAAATGTGTTTCATGGCGGCTCGCTTTACCAAGATACAAGTTATCGCCCAATCCAAACCATCAGACACTGGCAGCCGAAGAATCCAACCGAAAAGACGCATGAAATCAGAGTCTTTCCTAAAACCAGACTGTCAGCACTGTTTCCATCTGGCAGATTTTGTGTCAATTGCTTCCATCATCAAGTAATTAATAAACTTGCAGAAGGTTTTGTGGTAATGGGGCAATCTAATGACGGCGTCATTGAAGCATTCGAATCTACAACGTATCCCTATATGGTCGGTATTCAATGGCATCCCGAAATGTTATGGCATGAAAGCAGTATGGACGATTTATTCAAAGACTTTATAAACCAAGTAGAAGGAAGATGA